In Colletotrichum destructivum chromosome 1, complete sequence, the sequence AATTGACCAAGACTGGGAAGCATGAGGTCCTCGGTCTAGTACGAAAGGTAAGAGAATAGTCCAGCAATTTCCCGAGAAATGTCCTCTACGAAAAACTGTCATCCTTGGGCCTTGCTCTCTAACCATCTTCCAGGACCCTTCCTCTTTGCCCTCCTTCCCCGGAGTGACATGGGTTCAGACCACGTACCAAGACAAGGCAGACTTGGTCAAGATTCTCAATGGCACGCAGACAGTTATCTCCTTCATTGTGGCCCATACGGACCCTGAAGCCGAGACTGCAAAGCGGTTGATCGACGCATCAATCGAGGCGGGGGTTCAGCGGTTCGCCCCTAGCGAATGGGCGACGTGAGTGGCGACTGCTCGTTATTTTCTCTCCATGACTCTATTTAAGTAGAAACTAATGCCGTTGAATCCAGGGGCGCCTCGTTGGAGAAGGTAGTCGAGTATGTGCCATGGTATGCCAACAAGCTGGAGGTCAAACGCTATCTGGAGGAAGTCAACAAGGATAAAAAAGTAAGTCTGGAACAGAACAACTCATGATAAGGTTTGTCATCATCTTATGCGAAAACAGGTCATCGAGTACACCTTGTTCCAGCCCGGCGCTTTCATGAACTTCTTCGCGTACCCCCACCAGACTGCCAAGCACTACCCGATCGAGAACCCGAGCTTCTTCGACTTTGATAAAGGCACGGCCTTTATACTAGAAGGCTCGGAGACTGCGGAGGTTACCTTGACCACCGTTGAGGACATTGCGGAGGTGACCACTCGGGCGGTCGAGTATGACGGGGAGTggcccgtcgtcggtggTATCAGCGGCCAGAAAATTACCGTTGGTGAGCTTTTGAAGCTGGGGGAAAAGATCCGAGGCAGGTTATCTTGATCCTGGACAACTACAAGCAAATCACTGACGGAACCCCCTTTAGGAAAAACCTTTGAGGTCGACAGACTGAAATTGGAGGATCTCAAGGCTGGCATCGTGAAGACAAACTTCATCCCTCCGCTGAACTTGCCCGGCATGTCCCCGGAGGAACTCGCAGGGTTCACAAAGGTGGTCGCAATCGGCGTCACCGTTTCCCTGGCGAGGGACGCGTGGGCAGTTTCGGACGAGTGGAACCAATTGTTGCCCGACTTCCAGCCCACTCGTATCGAGGAGTACCTGGAGAGGGTTTGGGGGGGCGTTCAGTAGTTTTTTGTTTCGCTCACACGGATCACGGGAACACAACTTCCAGACGCCACGGCGGATCGCAATCTTGTGTTCAAGGGAGACGTATGCATTGGTACGGGCTTCCCCTGTCTAAATAGTAGTAATAAGTGCATCGACTTACGAGTCTCATATCCATTTACAACATGCAGATGTAAGATAAATTCCGAAGTCTGCACTCAGAGGCTATTCCAAGTCCTTGAAGGCAGGCGAGTTCCGAATGAACTCCAAACAGGTAGTCGGCTTGTCCTCGAGGATGGCCAGGCTTTCATCCAACGGCTCGAACCCATAGTAGCCACCATCGTAGATCAAGCGCATGTTCTCCAGCATCTCTTCAGCCACCCAATCAGGTACACccatggcctccttgaccCCTGCAGTGAAGACTTCGTCGGGAAGGCGGAAGAAGGTGGCCTTCTCCCCGGCCTTCGGGAAAGTCTGCTTGAACGCTTCAAGAATCTCGATCGGGGTGGTGTACTTGGTGGCACCGAAGACGCGCTTTCCAAGCAGCTGGTCACGTTTGCGGACGATAGCCTTGACCCAGATACCCGTGTTGGCGGTGTCGAACAGCGGGATCGGAGCGGTGTCcggcatggccatggcgagaACCCATGCGCCGGTGTCTGGGTTGTACCGGAGCATCTGACCCGGGATGTTGGTCGTGTAAAAGCCCGGGAGGAAGAACGTGGCCGGGATTCCGACTTCACGGGCGTATTtttcgacctcggccttgccGTCAAAGTGGTAGACATGTGACAGCTTGCCCTTGGTCACTGAGAAAATGGGTACGTTAGACTCCTACGAACACAGCATTTACTGGCCAAGCAGTGAGACTTACGTTCTTTGACATTGAACAGCGAGCTCCAAATGAGATGCGGCAGCCCAGTCTCCTACGCAAAGATCAGCACGAGTTGTTTCGAATTCCTGTCGGGGACGCAAGAGACGAACCTTTGCTGCGTCAACGATGTTCTTTCCCTGTTGGATCTCGGCTTCCATGTTCATCTTCTCCCAGTAGTTGGTCACCGCAaaggccgcggcggcacccTCAAAGACCTTGGCGATCGATGCCTTGTCGTCCACATTGGCCTAGTTCCCGCGTCAGCCTAACTTGCTCAGAAGCGAGAATTTTTTTTCGAATCAAGCCCTTCTCACCACGACGACTTCGGCGCCCAACTGCTGGAGCTTTTTGGCGCTGTCCTTTGACGCATCGCGGGTTACGGCCCGGACCGTCCACTCCGACTTCAAGGCCGGGTCGTTGAGGAAGGTGTTGACGACGCCACCGCCCTGGGCGCCCGTGGCACCAAAAACGGTGATGATCTTCTTTCCTGCCATTTTTGAATTATTGGTGAGTTGGAGGTTCGAAAGAGAAGGAGTTACAGGAAGTGAAAAATCTGAAGCTGCGTGTAATGGTTGGATGTGATGGATGTGGATGCAGAAGCTACTGACACCAGACTCGACTAGACGCGGAATGCTCTCCGACTAAATACAAAAACAGGACTGAGTTCTAGAGTCGGAGTGCGTGAGTTTCGCTTAATAGTCAGTTGCCGATTTCTAAGAAGCCTCTCATGCTCCATCAGCCGAAGTTTGGCTTTGATTACCAAGGCTACAGATCCAGCCCACTAGCCCTGCTACAGATCTTACAATCGAAAGGTATACCTCAAAGCCTCTGCTAGCACCTTCACATGTCGGAGTAGCGGACTTACACTCTACCGCTCGTTGCCTGTACAGATAGAGTTCCGGCGTGCTTGAAGATTCCTTGCTAGTTCCACACAGGCCGAGCTGTCTTTGAAGCGAGCTGGCCTATGAAATTGGGTGAGAAACTCGCTGTCCGATCCGCTCCGCTGCCAAGACGGCGAGAATCTGAGACGCACAGCAGCAATCGGTCCGAGTCCGTATCCCACCGGCTGCGAGTCAGCGGGGTAGAAAGGATAGAGTTGCACTTGAGATATTGGCCAACGGACGGACTAGCGTTGAAGTGCGGAAAAAAGGTGGACTAGTATATGCTGACGTTAAACTGGCAGTCGACGGGGTAAGCATACAGATGGAACATGAAGGATCTAAACGAGCTTAGGCGGCATGGGCACCCTCGTTTGTAATGATTACTTGAAAGCTACTGACAAATTCGCTTCACAAGCACAAACACAACACAGGGATAATCGTCTCACAGTAGGCTACAACTTTAAAGAGCGGGTCATTGACCTTCCTATTGAGTATTAGATGTGAATAAAAGCAAGGGCGGTAGAATCACACAGAGATCTATGAATACTTCCTCATTCAAGAACTCATCACCATTTCAACGCGCTTTCTGTGAGATAATTCTCGACGCCTCAGTCCTGTAATATCCGGCATTATGGACGATTTGTCATCAGGATTGCCATCAGACTATATCTACAAACTGTAAGAAAAGTTCTGCGTCCTACCGCCTGTAGTTATTCACGCAACGTTCTTACATGAACGAAGTCTTCAGTTTACACCCCGGCAACACCATGATGTCTATCCCGCCATCGATCCTTCAAACCCGGAGCTGTCTTTGGCTGGCaaggtggtgttggtgacAGGCGCAAGCCGTGGTATTGGCGCTAATGTGAGTCTATTTCCACAATCTGATACGAACTCTTTACGAAGCTGCCATGACACTAAGAAGAGAAATCTGTCTGTTGTAGGGAATTGTGCCTTCATTGGCCAAAGCTGGTGCCACGGGCATTGTGCTTGTCGCGACCAACGCCGAGAAACTCAAGACGGTTGAGCTCGCCGTTCGCGACATCAACCCCAGCACGCGCGTCCTCGTTGCGGCTGCCGACATCAGCAACGAGCAGTCCGTTGCTTCTGTGTTCGAGAGCGCGAAGGAAACATTTGGCCGAGTCGACATCTTGGTTCACAACGCCGGGATCATGAACCAGATGAGCAATATCCACGAGGAAGACGCTACGGCGTTTTGGAAGCAATACGTGTGTTGTTGGTCTGCTCCGATGACGTGAAGGATACGGCTTGCTGACCAGCGGAAATGCGGCAGGAAATCAACACCTTTGGAACGTTTCTCGTGGCCCAGTATTTCATCAAgtctcttccctctccgGACTCGCCAGGGGTCATCATCTACATCGGCACCGCGGCGTCGTGGGCAAGAAACTCCTCCTTCGCCGGCTACAGCGGCAGCAAGCTCGCGGCGCAGAAGCTCATCAGCGACATCGCCTCGGGCTACCCCAACATCACGGCGATCTCGGCAAGTCCCGGCCTGGTCGAGACGGACATGCTCCAGCTCCGTGGCTTCGACGTCTCTACCCCACAGCTCGTTGGTGGCGCGGTCGTCTGGCTGAGCGGGGACAGGGCTAGGTTTCTCAGTGGCCGCGCGATCTCCGTCGAATGGGacctcgaggatcttgtgGCCAGACAGGACGAGATAGTGAAGGATGACTTACTCATTATGAGAATGGCGGGAAAATTCGGCCATGAGCAGTTTGCTTGAGATTTGTGGCGCCTTCCATAGCGCTAGTTAGTGTCGTCCTTTATCACGACTTTGAGAATGATCATCTCATAGCAACGACGAATAAAAAGTATGACACTTTAACTGCTTTTTCGGTGTGCTCAAAAATTTTCAAatttgcttttttttttttttttttcattttACGACCATCGGAGTCTGGCATTCGGGAGAAGAACAAAATAGTAAGCTAGCCAAGGGACTGGAACGATGCGGATTGCTAGAGGCCCCCTCATGCCATCACCTAAAGAACCAGGGCTTATTACACGAGTCTAACGAAGAGACTCATTACTGATGATCTTGTGAATGTATCTGCAGAAATGTAGGTCAGTTCACGAGCGGATTCTTTCGGCAAGAAGACCATCCCGGGCTGGGACGGCTGAAAGCGTCTCGCAGGCAGACCAGCTAGCTGATACTCGCTTACTCCTAGCTTCTGTAAGAGTGTCTGTTCCTGCTATGCCACAAGTCCAGGCCCACCGAGAATCGCATCTATGGATCTCGGATACGCTCGGGTAGATCGTGATTCTATTTTCGGTTGTAGTGGTTTAGGAGATGATTGGCCGAGTTCGTTGCCGTTGACCCTTCTTGGTATTTGCAAGCATGTACACAACAGGAAGGAAGAACACCAGGCACGCGTTCGATCATGACAGTTACTAGCATAGTTTTCAGCCCGCACCAGTTCTGACAAACCCCCAGCGAAACCATCCTGTTTGTTTCAAGTGCTTATAGCAATCGCTGGGCACTCCTTATCATTGGTTTATTGGTCTTACAAATGGAAAGGTGGAGATATAACCACCGACACAAAAGTTCGTCTCGGTCGTGATGGACCTGCTGGAAGAAGATCATAAGTATTAAGAAGAGATATGTCGATTCCGGCGCGAGGCTATGTGAGCTGAGTATAAAAGTAGCCTGCTTCTCACATCGAAGCAAAAAGAGAGCATCCCTTTCAACACCAGCTCATCAACGCAAGCCTCCTCATCCTATCATCGGCCCTTCTCTAACTCTCAGTCAGCAAAAGTCCCTCTCTATCGCTCTACCTTCTCTCTAAATACTCTCACCCGCACGCGCGCCTTCGCCATGCAGGGCTTTCTTCAGGTCCTTTCCCTCATTGCTCCTACTATTGGGGCACCAACTGAGGAATGGACGGAAGGCATCAGCGACGGGTTTGCAGGACCCGGCTACATCGTCCCCAACAACATCAGTATTGACCCGCCCCCATTGGTGCGAATATCGGTGTCTCCCTGTGAATCGCTTCGGCTCTGGGTCTGGGCCATGTTGCCATTTGACAACTTACAACAGCAGGTTTGTGGGTGCTGTGTCTGTGGTCCACCCATTGTTGACGACCCGGGGCTCGATTGTGAGCCAGCGCAAATTTAGTCTTCTATGGGTCCTCGTTCCTCCAAGCAGTTGTCATGCTGTCTTTCTCTGCCTCGTTCCACTTCCTCCGGCTAATCTCATTGCCCTGCATGACGGAGCCAGGGTGCAAGCTCCTCATTGGCGGTGATGTATCTTGGTTTCCCTTCCGATCTGGCTGCCAAGGCATACCTGAGGGAAGCACGCTTTTTTCAACGCATCAGCTCCAGCACCTTCGCATGTTTTTGCGG encodes:
- a CDS encoding Putative NmrA-like domain, NAD(P)-binding domain superfamily — encoded protein: MAGKKIITVFGATGAQGGGVVNTFLNDPALKSEWTVRAVTRDASKDSAKKLQQLGAEVVVANVDDKASIAKVFEGAAAAFAVTNYWEKMNMEAEIQQGKNIVDAAKETGLPHLIWSSLFNVKELTKGKLSHVYHFDGKAEVEKYAREVGIPATFFLPGFYTTNIPGQMLRYNPDTGAWVLAMAMPDTAPIPLFDTANTGIWVKAIVRKRDQLLGKRVFGATKYTTPIEILEAFKQTFPKAGEKATFFRLPDEVFTAGVKEAMGVPDWVAEEMLENMRLIYDGGYYGFEPLDESLAILEDKPTTCLEFIRNSPAFKDLE
- a CDS encoding Putative NmrA-like domain, NAD(P)-binding domain superfamily → MVKVAIAGASGKLALEVIDKLTKTGKHEVLGLVRKDPSSLPSFPGVTWVQTTYQDKADLVKILNGTQTVISFIVAHTDPEAETAKRLIDASIEAGVQRFAPSEWATGASLEKVVEYVPWYANKLEVKRYLEEVNKDKKVIEYTLFQPGAFMNFFAYPHQTAKHYPIENPSFFDFDKGTAFILEGSETAEVTLTTVEDIAEVTTRAVEYDGEWPVVGGISGQKITVGKTFEVDRLKLEDLKAGIVKTNFIPPLNLPGMSPEELAGFTKVVAIGVTVSLARDAWAVSDEWNQLLPDFQPTRIEEYLERVWGGVQ
- a CDS encoding Putative short-chain dehydrogenase/reductase SDR, NAD(P)-binding domain superfamily, translating into MDDLSSGLPSDYIYKLLQFTPRQHHDVYPAIDPSNPELSLAGKVVLVTGASRGIGANGIVPSLAKAGATGIVLVATNAEKLKTVELAVRDINPSTRVLVAAADISNEQSVASVFESAKETFGRVDILVHNAGIMNQMSNIHEEDATAFWKQYEINTFGTFLVAQYFIKSLPSPDSPGVIIYIGTAASWARNSSFAGYSGSKLAAQKLISDIASGYPNITAISASPGLVETDMLQLRGFDVSTPQLVGGAVVWLSGDRARFLSGRAISVEWDLEDLVARQDEIVKDDLLIMRMAGKFGHEQFA